The DNA window AAATACCAGCCACCTTCCTCTCTCCCCGGGACCCATACTGTTGTCTAGCCCCTAATCCAGGGGGATTTCTGAGGAAGGGAATTGGCGGGGTGTCCAGAACTAACCCAAGGGAAATACAGgaagtgagggaagggagaggtcaTATATGGttgctattttttgttgttgcaacaaacattttattttttccagttacatgtaaaggtaattttcaacattcattttcataagatttagagttccaaattttttttcctcccccctccacaagacatcgaccaatctgataaaggttatatatgtacaatcttcaagtgttttgtttttttttttagtctgtgttcaatcaatatcagttctttctctgggaatggatagtatgcttcatcattagtccctcgGGAtcgtcttgggtcattgtattgctgagttaagtcattcacaattgctcatagaacaatactgcggtcactgtgcacaatggtcTCCcggctctgctcacttccctacacatcagttcataggagtctttccaggattttctggaatcatcctgcttgtcatttcttatagcacaataatactccatcaccatcatataccgcaGCTTCTTTggtcattcccccattgatggacattcctgtgatttccagttcttggccaccacaaagatTTGCTGTAAATatgtttttgtacaatttccccccttttctctttcacaattactattgttaactgtttccctccagcCTATTCTGGGAAGGGAGAGATCAGAGCCAACTGGGACAGTGTCAGAAGGACCTCCAGCACCGTCTTGAAGGTTTAGATGGGGACAAGGCAGGAATGAGCTGTAGGAATCTTCCAGGGAGCCTCAAAGGCCATGGTCTCTTTGCTCTGTGTGTAGATAGGGAGACAGTTTGGAGAGGACCCACCAAATGAGGGGTAGGAACTGATAATGTGCCCACCTAAGGTAGCCAAAGCGGGGCCCAGTGGAACTTTGCAACCAACATAGGTCTTAAAAAGacatggaggggggcagctagatggcgcagtggatagagcaccggccctggagtcaggagtacctgagttcaaatccggcctcagacacttaatacttaactagctgtgtgaccctgggcaagtcacttaaccccaattgcctcactaaaaaaaaaataaataaaaaataataaaagacatggaggggggcagctaggtggcgcagtggatagagcaccggccctggattcaggaggacctgaattcaaatccagcctcagacacttaacaattactagctgtgtgaccctaggcaagtcacttaaccccaattgcctcgccaaaaaaacccaaaaaagacatggaggggggcagctaggtggtgcagtggataaagcactgaccttggattcaggaggacctgagttcaattccggcctcagacacttgacactagctgtgtgaccctaggcaagtcacttaaccccaattgcctcaccaaaaaaacccaaaaaacaaaaaagacatggaggggggcagctaggtggtgcagtgcataaagctgtgtgaccctgggcgagtcacttaaccctcattaccctgcaaaaagccaaaggaaaaaaaacaaaaacaaaaaaagacatggagaagAAGGAAGCAAGGTCACATCAGGCTGACATGCTCCCGGAAGAATAGTGTCAGGAGTGCTGACTTGGAAGGAGTTGAAGCTGCCCGGGGGGAGACTCTGTTTAGCCTTCTAAGAGGAATAGAGGCGGGGCCTTCTTTTAGTATGATGAGGGCTGGAGGATCACAGAAAGGCCAGAACCAAGGTCCCTCacttattttctgtgtgaccttaggcaggtgcttctggcctcggtttcctcacctgtggaATGAAGGGATTAGCAAAAACCAATGCAGTGAAAATCAGAAGGGATTCCCTTCCTAAGCGAGTGTGATCTTTGCAGAAAGTTTCTCATAAAAGTCTTCTATGCAAGttatatagggaactgattcaaattaataagaacaagagccattccccaatatggTCAAAAGATAGgatcaggcagttttcttttttttgttgttttgtggggcaatgagggttaagtgacttgcccaaggtcacgcagctaatacgtgtcaagtgtctgaggctggatttgaactcaggtccttctgaatccaaggccagtgctttatccactgcaccgcccagctgcccctcaggcagttttcaagggaagaaatccaagctatcgaCCATACACAAAAATGCTCCAAGTGgctaattattagagaaatgcaaattagagcaACTCTGGTTTTACCTCATATCCCTAAgattggcaaaggtgacaaaaaggaaaggaaggaaggacagagaaaaagatgattggaacatttttttataaaacGCACGGGAGAAAACCAAGCTAGAAGGATTCATGGACAAACAGACCAACTTGGAAAGTTCTGTGTTGAATCgattatatttttatgttatttattGTACTTTATTATATGCTGTATtaattatactttttatttttatttttgaattaatTACGCTTTAAAAGAAAAAGCGAGCTCTATGTAATAGAAACTCAGTTTCACATACAACCTTCTTCATCTGTtctctgtagaaggaaatgcccAATTTATTTGGttaagttcaaaattttaaaatttaagttttttattgtttgtttttgtttccatttttttcatttgttttgtgctttttggggggggtgcagggcaataagagttaagtgacttgcccaaggtcacacagctagtaagtgccgagtgtctgaggccgaatttgaactcaggacctcctgaatccagggctggtgcgttatccactgcaccacctagctgcgccaaaaatttaagttttaaagaaATGAGGGGCTGGAGTAGAagcttcaaaggtcccttccagccctaaatgaATACAAGGAGACGCGGAACTCAGCAAGACAGTGATCAGAGAGTTGGCTTTGGTCAGGGGAGATGCTCACAATGAGAAGGGGCAGTCAGGGAGGATGGAACAGGGCAGGGGCTCAGGGCCCCTCTGGAAAGGGGCACCCAAATCACTCAAACCTGGTGGGTTTTTATAGGGTTCTTATCTGGGGCAAGTAGTAGGACCAGGCATTGAGGGAGGGGAGCCAGGGTCTAGGGAGTGGGGCTGATTCATGCCTGGGGAATCTGGCAGCTCCTTGATATTCAAACCCCTTGATGCTGGGGAATGTGAGCTTTGGGGCTCCTGCTGGTCCTAGTTTAATGAGGTGACTTTAGGGATTTGGGATTTCTCAGCATTCCTTACCTTAGTGGCAAAGGGTTAGGGTTAGTCCTTCCCTGCCTTTGGGGTACCCTGTTTTTAAGGCAGTTGATGAGTCAGCTGAGTGTGTTCTTGGTGAGAGACCCTGGCCAAGCTGGCCAGGACTGGTGAAAGGTGGAGAGGAGGGGCAAAGAGCTCACTCCCCAAACAGTATTGGGGTGATACGAACACAGCAGCCTCAGATCGCATGTGATGGGTGGATACTAGAGCTGGCAGAATCATCAGGGACTAAcaagtccccattttacagatgaggagactgaggctcagcctggtgaagggacttgcccaaggtctctcaCTCGTGAGAATGGGATCCAGCGAGGATAAGCATGAACTTCCCGTTAGGACCAGAGCTCCCTGAGCGTAACAAGTAGGACCTGtggctttgcctttctttatattgccCAGGGCTCGGCGCCCTGTGTGCCTGGTatgcagtaggtacttaataaatgcttgtggagaGGCTTCAGAAAGAGGTGCCTGGGCCTGAGACACCAAGGAGAAGCTTCTAGCCCTCTGAGTGGGTCTGCAGCCAAGGAgacaaggggaaaagagaaatcatCTGAGGCGAGAGGGAGTGCTCTCCAGAGCATCCAGGAATCTCAATCATGCCCAGAGGCAGATGGAGGGGGGGAGGCCTGCCCACCACCACCCATCCCTGCCCTACTGGGGTTAGAAGCCTGGAGGCGCAGAGGGAAGACTGGATGGGGGGGCAGGGGCATAGAGCTCAGAGCTGTGGTATCCAGGGGTCACAAGGAAAGGGGAGGCCCCTCCCATGGGGGAGGGCTGGCACGTCGGCTGAGCACCACCTGGTACTGAGCTCACCCAAGTGCCCTTTCTCAGACCCCTCCTGCAGCTGTATGGGGGAGGGAGTTATACAGACAGGTTTTTCTGGCCTTCAACTGTCCGGACAACCTGCCTGACCAGCTTGCCATCGATCTCCATTCCTCTGGACCAGGGCCGTGGGTGtctgtgtgttggggagggggctgTGAGCAGCTAAGGAGGTAAGGGAGCCTGATGAGGACCCTCAGGGCAGACTGAGCCTCCTTCCCATGGGCCTCCTCCCCCTTCTACCCAGACAAAGACGCAGCCAGGAGCACAGACATCACCACCCCTCAGCCAGTCACCATCAGAAGCTTTGTCCACTAAGGCAATGGGGCAAGCCGGGCACCCTCAGCTCCTGCTGCTTCTGCTGTGCGTCGGTACCCACACGGGGACCAGCCTGGGTGAGTGTGCTGGGGGCCTGGGGATGGACGCCCTCATACTtctgtggggggggagggggggtctaCGAGTAAGAAATTCCTCCAGAGAGTAAAGCATTAATACCACCCCAAGTAGGCCAGCGAGTTACCCAGCCTGAGTCTGACCTCCGTATCCCCTTGGAGACAGGAGAGacggttcaaatcccagctctgacactttggAGATGTGAAACTTGGAACAAAGGACTCAGtatctcatctgtgaaatggggatgatatttgTGTGTATTCTACaacatgctttgtaaactttgaaatttaaaaacatGAGCTATAGTTGATTATTATAATTCcttataaagaaaacatttgcCGAGGAGGTCACTGGGGTGAGGATCTTTATTGTTTTGGTCTCTTCCTGTCTGTTCAGGGCATCCATTAACACAGGTCCCCTAAAGGGCACAAGCCTTGGCTAAGCTCAGTTTcaaggaaggacaaaaacaaagatGCTCCTGTATACTTCAAGCATTCTACCAATGGAGCCAGGCGTGTGTGGGATGGTAGACACAGAGGTCAGTTAGtgcaaacccttcattttacagttgaggaaactgagtctcagagaggttcaCAGGACTTtggttcaaccctctcattttacagagagggaaactgaagcCTCAGGACagtaagggacttgctcaagggcaggggcaggattcaaacccaggtccttagGACATATTCATCCTTCCCATCAATAAAACAAGAGCTAAAGTGCTTCCTACTCACATGATGCCAACCCGATGCAGCAGAAAAACACCAGATTTTAAGttggaagagctgagttcaaatcctacctcatctACTTGCTCCATGACCTTGGGctctttggggcctcagtttcctacactgtaaaatgaggatgttggactaaatgacttttgaAGTTCTTTCCGGCTCTAGGCTTTATGAGGTTCACAGTCACAGACACAGACTCTGAGAGCCAGAATGGATATAGACATTCTCTGATCCAGCTTCTTCATTGTACATAGAGAGGACCCTGAGATTGCCCAGTCAAGGTCAAAGGGGTAAAGGCAGAGCAGAGATTGGAATCTAGGGTCTCCCAACAGGAGTTGGGAAAATGCTtccctcctttgcagaggtggggggctATGGGTGTTGAATATTGCATATGTTGTCAAATCTGATTGCTTTGTTGAACTGCTTTTTTGCATAtaacctttaaatttttttgttacaaggggaTGACTTGGTAGGTAGAGGAGTTAAAAAGGATATATTTAGGAGTgtgcaggtaaatgtttaacaactggctgtcCAGAAGAAATGTGTCCAAAATGCACTTTTTTGGGGAGAGGCaatcaggggttaagtgacttgcccagggtcacagagctagtaagtgtcaagtgtctgaggccaaatttgaactcaggtcttcctaaatccagggccagtgttttatccactgagccacctagctgccccccaatactctctttaaattttatttatttatttattttgtgaggcaattggggttaagtgacttgcctatggtcacgcatctagtaagtgtcaagtgtctgatactggatttgaactcaggtcctcctgaatccagggctggtgctctacccactgtgccacctagctgtccccccgatacacttttttttttttagggaggcaattggggttaagtgtcacagggtcacacagctagttaagtattaagtgtctgaggccagatttgaactcaggtactcctgactccagggccggtgctctatccactgcaccacctagctgccccgacccctGATACActtctccaccactttcttaagtctagatcataaagaaaacaatcaatcaagcctGGATTTGCAATGTTTGACATTTCAGAGGTGTACCCGCCCACACCGAACCTTTAACAACCAGCTAGCCTGAACTGgtttgagctggttccagcatGCCTCTGGAGATATTCAAAGTGAAGGTGATagagaaacagaagataaaaatgtctaaaaaaaaatctcccagggCTCCCAACTCTTCTTCTGGGGCCCCTACCAAGCACCAAGTTGTTCCTGAACACTGTCCCCAGCACCCTGGTAGCCCAGACTAACATGGGCCCTGGGTGTCTGGGCTGCACCCTACCAGGGTGGGGCTTCAGAGTTCTGATGCAGTTATTCATGAGGACCCTGTGTGGGGATTGCTGACTGGGATCTGGGACAAGTCTCCAGCCTGGGGCTTCATACGCCCATGACTGGTCTTCAGACAGAAGGGACAGGAGGAACTCTGACCTTgtccccacccagctgcccagggAGGTTCTGTGGGCTCCCAAAGCCCCTCAGCCCCGTCCTGGTTCCAGCTGGACCCCCGAGTTCTATGCCTGGTTCCCTCCCAACCTTCCCGAGAGATCTTTAAGTAAACAGGCCCCCAGGCCTGGTGAGGTTAAGTGCCTCATCCCCTCCTATAACCTCAGCCAAGATGGGAGGGAGGTGGATTTTCTCAGCTCCTTTCTGGGCTGTGCTTGGGTCATTCGAAGGATGAAGCATTTCATTTCATGGGGtctgaaaaacaaatatttatgagtCACCTGCTCTGTGCAAAGCACCAGGGGCTGAGATGACTcagtcaaaaatgaaatggtctccACAGGAATAAACCAAGGCCCAGATATGttagtgactcacccaaggtcacccaggcaacaagtgtcagaggcagcgATTGGCCCTTGATCCTCCTATCTGCCTCCCTCAAGAGACTGGTCCCAGCTTCTTTTGGCCACATTGTCcgctctcctttcctttccttcctgacttccttggcctcagtttctccatctgtaatatgagggggttggaccagatgtccTTCTGGACATCTCTAGGATCCTATTTTTTCCCACCCCCTCAATTCTGTGGGGTGCTTTCTGCAAAGTGCCGGGGACCAGTCATGGGGAGGGAAGTAGGCAGAGGGTCACGGGAACAGGAAAGGCTGGTTGTCGGCACTGGCTAATGTTTGCTCCCGGCAGCCAGCACCTGCCTGTGCCCCAGCACCTGCTCATCAGCAGATTTCTAGGAGGCTTGGCACTGACTCACTGCCCAGCTCTCCCAGGTGGAGTGAGGAGGTGCCCTCTCATGCCCTCCCCTCATCAGTGAGCCTTTCACCTGGGCCCCCACAGCAAGGAGAAGAGGGCAGGATAAacaccaggagagagagagagagagacagcttCTATATCTACAAAGGGAGGTAGACTCCATGGGCTCTGAGGTTCCGTCCAGCCCTGGGTCTAGGCTCCTATGATATTAGGACTAAGACATGCCCTCTAATTAATTAAAACTCATCTTAATTAATTGATCATAATAATTAAAGGGagactaggcctggagtcaggaagtctagcctcagacactctgggcgagtcacttcacctctgcctcggtttcctcatgtgtaaagtgggAAGAACaacccctccctcccagggttgtgaggattcaAGGAGATAATTGTCAAGTGCTGGGCACAGTGccttggcacattgtaggcactctATCCATCTTAACTGTTATTCAATGAGAtaatgcagagaaagcatttaaaCACGTAGTAGAAATGCTAGAGATGGCGGTGGTGATGGTGACAACCAGCCCTCATTCCCGAGCTCCTACGCGGGCGGCGATTGGCCTGCTGAGACCAGAGAAGCGCAGAGGAGACAGTTCCGTTGCTGCTCCTGATCTGACTGGGTGGATGAGACTCCCCGGAGTGTTACAGTCAGGGCAGGGCCCCAGGGAATCCAGGCTGGGTAGGGGCTGTCCCAGCGGGCCACTGCTGAGGAATGAGCCTCCTAAGGCAGAATTCTGATCTCATGAGTTGTCTAGTCCAAGGGAAGGGTGTGGCCCACGTCAGCaggtgggagggggggaggtcaAGCTCCTGCCATTTGAGAGGGATTGAAgcgggaggcagggagggaggggggggagagaaggggaagagagagggagggaggggggagagcgagaaagaaaggggggggagggaaagagaaagggagagaaaaagagggagggagggaggcagacagagggagggagaggaaaagggagagggggaaagaaagggaggcagggagggagggggagggagagaaggggaagagagagggagggaggggggagagcgagaaagaaaggggggagggaaagagaaagggagagaaaaagagggagggagggaggcagacagagggaggaagagagagggagggagggaaagagagggagggagggagaggaaaagggagagggggagagaaagggaggcagggaggaagagagagagggagggagagagagaaagagagaagggggaggaaaggggaggggggagggagaaagggagagaaggcaaaATACCATTGAGATAATCTTGACTACAAAGGACGGGGCTGGAAAGGACTTTCAAAGCCATCAAGCCCAACCGCCCTCATTGTACAGGTCACACAGTGTTTGCAGCAGGATTGGAACCCTGATCATCAGCCCAGTGCTTTTTCCAGGGTACCATACCGCCTGAGGGAACACAGCTCTGTGCACTTAGAGCCCACACCATGGGGCCCTGTGGTGGAATGGATGAtggactggacttggagttgggaaaagctgggttcaaatgttgTCACTGACATAAagtggctgtgggaccctggcagCCTGCAGAGCAGGAGCCCACCTACCTTGGCCCGGGCACTCCCTAGCCTAATAAGATCAATGGTCTAATCCTCCCGGTGAAGTTTTCCCTGTCTTCAGGAGCTTACATCCTACCTCCTGTAGCTGGCCTGTCCCTGTCTctgccctccccatccccagtcTTCTCATCTCCACAATAACAATCTTgacttccttcaactgatctttgCAAGGTACAAATAATTTCAAAgctcttcaccatcctgattTCCTTGTTTGGTATGCTCTCTggcttatcaatgttcttcctaaaatacgGTGCCCAGAACTGACTACACAGTTCCAGGTCCTGcttgaccagggcagaggactTGGGGGATGACTCCTTTATTgtacctttctttcctttgttccttccttccttcctttctttctttctttcttccttccttccttccttcctttctttctttctttctttctttctttctttctttctttctttctttctttctttctttctttcttccttccttccttccttccttccttccttccttccttccttccttccttccttccttccttctttctttctttctttctttctttctttctttctttctttctttctttcttccttccttccttccttccttccttccttccttccttccttccttccttccttcctttctttctttctttctttctttctttctttctttctttctttctttctttctttctttctttctttctttcttccttccttccttccttccttccttccttcctttctttctttctttctttctttctttctttctttctttctttctttctttctttctttctttctttctttctttctttctttctttctttctttcttccttccttccttccttccttccttccttgcccagggtcacacagctagtaagtctaagTGTTTACAGGATCAGAAATTTAGGGCTGGAAGCaatgtcatttagtccaaccctttcattttacagataggaaaactgaggcccagatgagttaagtgacttccctaaggtcacacagatactaagtagcagacctgagatttgaacccaggtcctctgacttaaaatccatctctctgtccattatgccacactgttTTTCACTAACTTTCCCTTTAATCATCTGCCCACGTCCCTGCCAGAAGGTTGGCACCCAACCTTTGCCTGCCCTCCACCCTCCCAAGTGCTCATGCTTGTTTCTGGTTTTCTACAGATCAAATTCCGTACACTCCCCAGATCTCCCCCCACACCCTTGAGGGGAAGGTCACTTCAGCCACCTTCTGCCTGGACCAGCCGAGATGCGTCTTCACAGAGTATGCCAGCTCAACAGATACCATCTGGTTGGTGGTAGCCTTCAGCAATGGTTCGTTTAGTGGGCCAGGGtcggggaagggggagaggaggcatTTTCCTCCAGTACTGGGTCTTACCAGAAGCCAACATAGACAGATGTCCATCTTGGGCCAAAGCATCCTCCTCCTCAACATGTTATTTTAGTCTGAAATTATACCATTAGAGATTCATTCCTTTGAGAGTTTAAgatgtttctgtttctctcctacTTGAATAACACAAAATGCCCATGTGGGAGGCCAGATCAGCCAATGGAGTGGGGTTGGGAATGAGGGGCTGAGCCTGACTAATCTAGCAACAGTTCATCTAGAAAGGCCTACTTGCTGATGGAGGCTCCAGGTGAGAAGGGAGGATAGTCTGTTGTAGCTGGGGTGGGGATGAGTGGAGCCCTGAGTGGAGCCTAGGGTCCCATTCCTGGGACTTACTAAggcctccctttctctcctacttCCAGCCACCAAAGACTTCCAGTACCCCAAGAGTACAGCAGAGATCCCCTCCTACACCAAACTGACAACCAGTTTTTACTACATGACCCTGAAGCTGTCTCCTGACCTCTACCCATGTGAGAAAAAAGACATTGCTATTCTCCGTGTAGGCAATGACACCAGCTGCTTCCGAAACCTAAGTCAGGAGCATTGTAATGCTCCCCTCCCGGTCCCTGGCCCTTACAGGTGAGCCCCACCCAGCTGGTCTTCTGGGAAAGCCAGCCCTGACTCTCTCTGTGGCCCCAGCACTTCCACTGTGTCTCAACTGGGCTCTCTGCAAGGTAGGGTAAAAAGAGCCGGAGGGAGTCAACACACTTGGGCTCTAGTCCCAATTGTGCTACTGACTAAACATGTGACCCTTgctttcctcctctgcaaaatgagggggtggcaacaaaagtaaaaatagacacAGTCAGTGCTGGAGGCCCCGGGGGAAGATAGAcgcactaatacattgttggtggagctgtgaactggtcccaGCATTTTGGGGTAAAAACTCAGAAATGTTGGAGACAGTGACTACTAACCTGCTCACACCCTCTGCCTCAACAGTCCTCATCCACATCAAGGTTGTCAAGGACAGAATAATACATAGCAGTATTCTTCTTGTAGCAAAGTCCTGGGAACAAGGAGGGAGCCTAttgactggagaatggctgaataaactggGATAGATTTTGCAgatgcttcatctgtaaaatgggattaatcatagcacctacctcccaggattgttgtgaggaacaaatgaagtaACGCATATcagatgctttgcaaaccttaagctctataaatgctagctttcacacctatatatgaatgtaacagaatattattgtgtgatGAGAAATTATCTCTTTGAGAGACTCATAGAAACTTGGGAAATTTTTAGTGaactgataaaaatgaaataaaaagaaccaGAAAGGAGGGCCATATACACAGTAGCTGGCTAACATTTGtagatgggtagctaggtggtgcagtggatggagcgctgggcctggagtcaggaagaactgagttcaaatcctgcctccgatatttactagctgtgtgatcttgggcaagtcactttaacttttgCCTGCCTCattttcgtcatctgtaaaattgaggggtaTGGAATCCATAGCCGCtgcagtcccttccagctataatcCATGATTATATGAATAGCCAtaggaggaagatgctattatcagccccattttacagatgagaaaacaggttgtATAtattagtgaggaaattggggttaagtgacttgcccagggtcacacagccagtaagtgttaagtgtctgaagccggatttgaactcaggtactcctgagtccagggccggtgctcttatccactgtgccacctagctgccccctctatatataatttgtttgtttgtttgtttgtttttcggtaaggcaattggggttaagtgacttgcccagggtcacacagctagtaagtgttaagtgtctgaggctggatttgaactcaggtactcctgaatccagggccggtgctttatccactgcgccacctagctgcccctatatataatttttaaaaataatatttcatttgtccccaattacatctaaaaacagtttgtgtgtttttaaaaagtttttagttccaaattctatccttccctccctcttcttccccctccctgagatggtaagtaatctgagatagattatacatgtgcaatcatgtaaaatctatttccatattagtcattctgtggaCAAAaactagaacaaaaaaaaaagaaaggaagaaagaaaaaggaagaaggaaagaaagttaaaaacagtatgctttgagctgcattcagactccatcagttgtttctctggagaTAAATAGCATTTTCCATAGTGAGTCTTtggggattgtcttagatcattgtattgagaagagctaagtcattcacagttgatcatcatacaatgttgctattattgtgtacaatgttcttctggttctgctcacttcattttttatcagttcatgtaagtcttcccaggttttctggaaatctgcctgctcaccatttcttttggcacaatagtattccaccctAATCACataacataacttgttcagccattctccaattgatggaaatctccataatttccaattcttactgGCTCAAGTTTCAAGTTGTGAGTCTGTACTTGGCTTCCTTTGTATGTTGAGACCAATGTGTTTGTACGGGACAGTTGGGGGAAGGGGTCAGTGGACAGAAGGGAGGGGAAGCAAGAGAAGAGAGTGTGGCCAGCATGGGACTGTGGGAGCCGCTGAACTTGGAGTCCCCGGCCGTGAGTTTGAGTTCTAACACTGACATCACCTGCCAGTGTAATGTAACATCTCTAGACCCCTATTTACttaatgagagggttggattcaaGATCTCTAaggcccgggggcagctaggtggtgcagtggataaagcaccggccctggattcaggaagacctgagttcaaatccgacttcagacacttgacacttactagctgtgtgaccctgggcaa is part of the Dromiciops gliroides isolate mDroGli1 chromosome 4, mDroGli1.pri, whole genome shotgun sequence genome and encodes:
- the UPK3B gene encoding uroplakin-3b, with product MGQAGHPQLLLLLLCVGTHTGTSLDQIPYTPQISPHTLEGKVTSATFCLDQPRCVFTEYASSTDTIWLVVAFSNATKDFQYPKSTAEIPSYTKLTTSFYYMTLKLSPDLYPCEKKDIAILRVGNDTSCFRNLSQEHCNAPLPVPGPYSVKFLVMDDNGQPKAETRWSDPITLNQGKDPRSIDTWPGRRSGCMIVITSILSIFTGLLVLAFFITSTVQFSSLWWPEELPPAEQLHVGSFIGKRYTTHHIPPSEADTLPAGGGLHLPPCPCPGPVV